In Sphingobacterium thalpophilum, a genomic segment contains:
- a CDS encoding PH domain-containing protein translates to MNMEQFAQDGQDIKIIEKLVTKVQDMLTPGEKIDYIAVQKKPAVTILPDSITISNKRIFMCEFTKLGLATDFEIFGWQDIKDIAFKEEIFGSKVTVIPFTGENLSIDYIPKVQARKLYQYIKAALENYKKAELAAEKEKIVIAPTVAKEVIIERPENNTPVQPAVTAPAAPQAVVSAPVTSPAPTVSNIPPAPPVKEEEDDEITLKLKKLKTLFDKQLITQEEYESKKREVLSSL, encoded by the coding sequence ATGAACATGGAACAATTTGCACAGGACGGGCAGGACATAAAAATCATTGAAAAATTGGTTACTAAAGTCCAAGATATGCTTACTCCAGGGGAAAAAATAGATTATATTGCAGTTCAAAAGAAACCTGCAGTTACTATTTTACCAGATAGTATCACCATCAGTAATAAGCGCATATTTATGTGCGAATTTACTAAACTGGGTCTGGCTACTGATTTTGAAATCTTCGGTTGGCAAGATATCAAGGATATTGCCTTTAAGGAAGAAATATTCGGTTCAAAAGTTACGGTTATACCATTTACTGGCGAGAACTTAAGCATAGACTATATCCCTAAAGTTCAGGCTAGGAAATTGTATCAATATATTAAAGCCGCCCTTGAAAACTATAAAAAAGCGGAATTGGCGGCCGAAAAAGAAAAAATAGTCATTGCTCCAACAGTTGCAAAGGAAGTGATTATCGAACGGCCAGAAAATAATACACCGGTTCAGCCAGCAGTTACAGCGCCGGCGGCACCTCAAGCTGTTGTATCCGCACCAGTAACTTCGCCAGCGCCAACGGTATCAAACATCCCGCCCGCTCCACCCGTTAAAGAAGAGGAAGATGATGAAATTACCTTAAAGCTCAAAAAATTAAAAACACTCTTCGACAAACAATTGATTACCCAAGAGGAATACGAGAGTAAAAAGAGAGAAGTTTTATCCAGTTTATAA
- the lnt gene encoding apolipoprotein N-acyltransferase translates to MKNNYLLALLSAFLLWLGWPPIPYSSPLLFIGFVPLLIAVENIIRSETLQRKGRKVFLTAGLTAVVWNTASIYWVYNSISAVMPPFAAVVISLIPFCLGAALMALAFRLYGQLRRKTNILLSLFGLMGFWISYEFLHESWDLAFPWMTLGNGFASFHQLIQWYDITGVYGGTIWIWLVNILVFTLYLNGKGLYPIKRKIIPIASLATILLVPSAYSLLRYFNYEEHQNPAQIVVVQPNIDPYIKFNLSPEEQLNTLFALSNSVAKPNTEFFIWPETALSQNGDFDEENFRETYSYQRILKFLDQYKNGNVLSGIESYQLYNYAKTPTAREIAPNVYQDNFNAATLIDYSSKLQFYHKSKLVPGVEQMPFGAAMNFLKPLFKAFGGTTGGYGKQAEPSVFYAQSGIGAAPVICYESIWGNYVSQYVKKGAQFIAIITNDGWWGNTSGKDQHLQYAKLRAIENRRWVARSANTGISGFINQRGDIVQQTKWWQPAALNQEINLNEEITFYTRAGDIAAYLGLVLAMGGLVILIVVRRKKELIGK, encoded by the coding sequence GTGAAAAACAACTATTTACTGGCACTTTTAAGTGCCTTTTTATTGTGGTTGGGCTGGCCTCCAATCCCCTATTCCAGTCCCTTATTATTTATTGGGTTTGTGCCTTTGCTGATTGCTGTAGAAAACATTATCCGCAGTGAAACACTCCAAAGAAAAGGCCGTAAAGTATTTCTTACAGCGGGACTCACGGCTGTTGTTTGGAACACGGCTTCTATTTACTGGGTATACAACTCCATTTCAGCGGTTATGCCGCCTTTTGCAGCTGTTGTCATCAGTCTGATACCTTTTTGTCTTGGCGCCGCTTTAATGGCGCTGGCTTTCAGGTTATATGGGCAATTACGACGCAAAACGAACATCCTGTTATCCCTTTTCGGATTAATGGGATTCTGGATAAGCTATGAATTTTTACACGAATCCTGGGATTTAGCCTTCCCGTGGATGACTTTAGGCAATGGTTTCGCAAGTTTCCACCAATTGATCCAATGGTACGACATCACAGGGGTCTATGGCGGAACAATATGGATCTGGCTGGTCAATATCTTGGTATTTACACTTTACCTCAATGGAAAAGGACTTTATCCGATCAAACGTAAGATTATTCCTATTGCCTCTTTGGCGACTATATTGTTGGTTCCCAGCGCCTACTCGCTGCTTCGTTACTTCAACTACGAAGAACATCAGAATCCTGCACAGATTGTTGTTGTTCAACCGAATATTGACCCTTATATTAAATTCAATTTAAGTCCGGAGGAACAATTAAACACCTTATTCGCCTTATCAAATTCAGTCGCCAAACCCAATACGGAATTTTTCATCTGGCCTGAAACTGCACTTTCACAGAACGGCGATTTTGACGAGGAAAACTTTAGGGAAACCTATTCTTACCAGCGCATTTTAAAATTTTTAGATCAATATAAAAATGGTAATGTACTTTCAGGTATTGAAAGCTATCAGTTGTACAACTATGCAAAAACACCTACTGCGCGTGAAATAGCTCCCAATGTATACCAGGATAATTTCAACGCTGCGACATTGATCGATTATTCCTCCAAACTTCAGTTTTACCATAAGTCTAAACTCGTTCCGGGCGTAGAGCAAATGCCTTTTGGCGCAGCGATGAATTTCCTGAAACCTTTATTTAAAGCATTCGGCGGTACGACAGGTGGTTACGGAAAACAGGCCGAACCTTCGGTATTCTATGCCCAGAGCGGTATTGGTGCCGCACCCGTAATCTGTTATGAATCCATTTGGGGCAATTATGTTTCCCAATATGTCAAAAAAGGCGCTCAGTTTATTGCTATCATCACCAACGATGGCTGGTGGGGCAATACTTCGGGTAAAGACCAGCATTTACAGTATGCAAAACTGCGTGCGATTGAAAACAGACGTTGGGTGGCCCGATCGGCAAATACGGGGATTTCAGGCTTTATCAACCAACGCGGCGATATTGTACAACAGACTAAATGGTGGCAGCCTGCAGCCCTAAATCAGGAAATTAATTTAAATGAAGAAATTACTTTCTACACGCGAGCAGGTGATATTGCTGCCTATTTGGGTTTGGTGCTCGCAATGGGAGGACTTGTGATACTCATCGTGGTCCGACGAAAAAAAGAACTTATAGGAAAATAA
- a CDS encoding cysteine desulfurase family protein, with the protein MQVYFDNAATTALDPEVIKVMVDVMNNNFGNPSSIHSHGRQVKTIVEKARKTIANLLHVSPAEIFFTSGGTEADNMAIVRSIADFGITHAITSPIEHHAVLHTLEELEKAGKVHLDLLEVDEKGNLNLTQLEELLSTNPRTFVSIMHANNEIGNLNDIQRISELCQKYNAIFHSDTVQTMGHYPHDLGNLKIDFITGAAHKFHGPKGVGFLYINANNKIKPLIYGGAQERNMRGGTENVYGIAGLAKALELAYEHMEEHHAYIQGLKSYMIDELQKAIPEIDFNGVIEPEKSLYTVLNVSFPCSDLADMLLFNLDIAGISCSGGSACSSGTDIGSHVLGAIKSSSERPSVRFSFCKHNTKEEVDFVVATLKELCTKNK; encoded by the coding sequence ATGCAAGTATATTTTGATAATGCAGCGACTACAGCCTTAGATCCTGAAGTAATAAAAGTAATGGTGGATGTGATGAACAATAACTTTGGAAATCCATCTTCTATCCATAGTCACGGACGACAAGTAAAAACAATTGTAGAAAAAGCACGTAAAACGATTGCCAATCTACTTCATGTATCTCCAGCAGAGATCTTCTTCACATCGGGTGGAACCGAGGCCGACAATATGGCCATCGTTAGGTCAATCGCCGACTTTGGGATAACCCATGCCATCACCTCCCCTATTGAGCACCATGCCGTATTACATACCTTAGAAGAACTTGAAAAAGCCGGTAAGGTGCACCTCGACTTATTGGAAGTTGACGAAAAAGGTAATTTAAATCTCACCCAGCTGGAAGAACTTTTAAGTACCAATCCGCGTACGTTTGTTTCCATTATGCATGCCAATAATGAGATCGGAAATCTCAACGATATTCAACGTATCTCCGAGTTATGCCAAAAGTATAATGCGATATTCCATTCGGACACGGTACAGACCATGGGGCATTATCCACATGACCTTGGTAACCTTAAAATAGATTTTATAACAGGGGCTGCCCATAAATTCCATGGCCCAAAAGGGGTGGGTTTTCTTTACATCAATGCGAATAACAAGATTAAACCGTTAATCTATGGTGGAGCACAAGAGCGCAACATGCGTGGTGGAACAGAAAATGTCTATGGAATCGCGGGGCTTGCCAAAGCTTTAGAACTTGCCTATGAGCACATGGAAGAACACCACGCTTATATTCAAGGGCTCAAATCTTATATGATCGACGAGTTGCAGAAAGCAATCCCCGAGATTGATTTTAATGGTGTTATTGAACCAGAAAAATCACTGTATACCGTACTAAATGTTTCTTTCCCATGTAGTGACCTTGCTGACATGCTTTTATTCAACCTGGATATTGCAGGGATCTCTTGTTCTGGTGGCAGTGCCTGCAGCTCAGGAACAGACATCGGATCGCATGTATTGGGTGCAATCAAATCAAGCTCGGAGCGTCCTTCGGTTCGTTTTTCATTCTGCAAGCATAATACAAAGGAAGAAGTCGATTTTGTGGTAGCAACCTTGAAAGAACTTTGTACAAAGAACAAATAA
- a CDS encoding copper resistance protein NlpE gives MKRYIWIVGLLLTIGMVGCDNPKQSVAVYKDNLQDLKGRDKAEVVIGEYRGVMPCADCDGIETLISLHADNTYQYSSKYLNKSDDVFMREGKWKLDGNIITLDGVDYKFKLGNRILSQLDLSGNDITGDISKYYVLTKN, from the coding sequence ATGAAAAGGTATATTTGGATTGTGGGTTTGTTATTGACAATTGGAATGGTGGGATGTGATAATCCCAAACAAAGTGTTGCGGTCTATAAAGATAATTTACAAGACCTAAAAGGTAGGGATAAGGCGGAAGTAGTGATTGGTGAATATAGAGGTGTCATGCCTTGTGCGGATTGTGATGGTATAGAAACGCTTATTTCATTGCATGCAGACAACACCTACCAATATTCATCTAAATACCTTAATAAAAGTGATGATGTGTTTATGCGTGAAGGAAAATGGAAATTGGATGGCAACATCATTACATTGGACGGCGTCGACTATAAGTTCAAATTAGGAAATCGGATACTCAGCCAGCTGGATCTTTCCGGAAATGATATTACGGGTGATATTTCCAAATATTATGTCTTGACAAAAAATTGA
- a CDS encoding lipopolysaccharide assembly protein LapB, translated as MSTRLDQLNEFLKESPEDPFLKYAIAAEYLKQEDEQEAMVRFENLVHTNPDYIGTYYHLGKLYEKLNRQEYAINTYRSGIEIARKTRNFHALGELQGALSFLTDDDEDDF; from the coding sequence ATGTCGACACGATTGGATCAACTGAATGAATTTTTGAAAGAGAGCCCTGAAGATCCATTTTTAAAATATGCGATTGCAGCTGAATATCTCAAGCAGGAAGATGAACAAGAGGCCATGGTAAGATTTGAGAATTTAGTACATACGAATCCAGATTATATAGGAACGTATTATCATTTGGGTAAATTGTACGAAAAATTGAATAGACAGGAGTACGCGATTAATACCTATAGATCCGGGATTGAGATCGCTCGCAAGACGCGTAATTTCCATGCTTTGGGCGAGTTACAAGGTGCATTGTCATTCTTGACAGACGATGATGAAGATGATTTTTAA
- a CDS encoding electron transfer flavoprotein subunit beta/FixA family protein produces MKILVCISNVPDTTSKITFTNDNTAFNTAGVQFIINPYDEIALSKAVELAEGGKGTVTVINVGDASTDATIRKALAIGADNAVRINAVPRDAWFVANQIAKYAKDNAFDLILTGRESIDYNGAQVGAIVGELLHIPSVSIAKKVDIAGDAVTVEREIEGGKEVLTAKLPIVIGTAEGVAEPKIPNMRGIMSARTKPLDVLEPSTIDVLEHIVSYETPAPRGTVKLVDAAEVEKLVSLLHDEAKVI; encoded by the coding sequence ATGAAAATATTAGTTTGTATAAGTAATGTCCCTGACACTACATCCAAAATCACTTTTACAAATGATAACACTGCATTTAATACAGCTGGTGTACAATTCATTATAAACCCTTATGATGAAATTGCTTTATCCAAAGCAGTTGAGTTGGCCGAAGGTGGAAAAGGAACCGTAACTGTCATCAATGTGGGCGATGCATCTACTGATGCAACCATTCGAAAAGCATTGGCAATTGGTGCAGACAATGCTGTACGGATTAACGCCGTTCCGCGCGATGCTTGGTTTGTTGCTAATCAGATAGCAAAGTATGCCAAAGACAATGCATTTGACTTAATTTTAACTGGCCGCGAATCCATCGACTATAACGGTGCTCAAGTGGGGGCAATCGTAGGAGAACTGCTGCATATCCCTTCTGTTTCCATTGCCAAAAAAGTTGATATTGCGGGCGACGCAGTCACAGTTGAGCGCGAGATTGAAGGTGGAAAAGAAGTATTGACAGCAAAGCTGCCAATCGTCATTGGTACAGCAGAAGGTGTTGCCGAGCCAAAAATACCTAATATGCGTGGTATTATGAGTGCGCGGACCAAACCATTGGATGTGCTCGAACCTTCCACTATAGACGTTCTTGAACACATTGTCAGCTATGAGACACCAGCTCCGCGCGGTACGGTCAAACTTGTTGACGCTGCCGAGGTAGAAAAATTAGTTTCTCTTCTTCACGACGAAGCTAAAGTTATTTAA
- a CDS encoding electron transfer flavoprotein subunit alpha/FixB family protein: MSILVYVENTDGKFKKSAFEVVSYAKSIADNMQTDLVAISIGNVAGDELAGLGKYGASKVLNVDNERLASFVNQAYASIIAEAVKSTGSKILVLSNSFSGKGLAPRIAAKLEAGLADGALELPKINGDKLTVKKTAFSNKAFATLELSSDIKVIALSPNAYETKETGGSATVETFAPNIDQTDFTTMVKEIVRATDKVSLPEAEIVVSAGRGLKGPENWGMVEELADVLGAATACSKPVSDAGWRPHSEHVGQTGIVVSPNLYIAIGISGAIQHLAGVSSSKTIVVINKDPEAPFFKVADYGIVGDAFDVVPKLTQALKAYKGI; the protein is encoded by the coding sequence ATGTCTATACTCGTATACGTAGAAAATACCGATGGAAAATTCAAAAAATCTGCTTTTGAAGTTGTTTCTTATGCAAAATCCATCGCCGATAACATGCAGACTGATCTTGTTGCGATTTCAATTGGAAATGTCGCCGGAGACGAACTTGCTGGCTTGGGCAAGTACGGTGCTTCCAAAGTATTAAATGTCGACAATGAGCGACTAGCTTCTTTTGTAAACCAAGCGTATGCAAGCATCATTGCTGAAGCCGTAAAGAGTACCGGCTCAAAAATACTTGTGCTGTCCAACTCTTTCTCGGGCAAAGGACTCGCTCCACGTATTGCAGCCAAATTAGAGGCTGGTCTGGCCGATGGCGCACTCGAATTGCCGAAAATCAATGGCGACAAACTGACTGTCAAAAAAACAGCGTTCTCCAATAAAGCGTTCGCTACGCTCGAACTATCCTCGGATATAAAGGTCATCGCACTAAGCCCGAATGCATATGAAACAAAAGAGACCGGTGGTAGCGCAACTGTCGAAACTTTTGCTCCCAATATTGACCAAACAGATTTTACAACGATGGTCAAAGAGATTGTTCGAGCAACAGACAAAGTTTCCCTGCCCGAAGCTGAAATCGTCGTCTCCGCAGGCCGTGGTTTAAAAGGCCCCGAAAACTGGGGTATGGTGGAAGAACTTGCAGACGTCCTTGGTGCAGCTACAGCATGTTCAAAACCCGTATCTGATGCAGGCTGGCGCCCGCATTCGGAGCACGTAGGCCAAACAGGTATTGTTGTTAGCCCCAATCTCTACATTGCTATCGGTATCTCCGGAGCAATACAGCATTTGGCCGGAGTAAGCTCTTCTAAAACAATCGTTGTCATCAATAAAGATCCAGAAGCGCCCTTTTTCAAAGTGGCCGATTATGGAATTGTAGGCGATGCTTTCGACGTCGTTCCGAAATTAACGCAGGCATTGAAGGCTTACAAAGGTATTTAA
- a CDS encoding bifunctional nuclease domain-containing protein: MKKIRLDIVGLSYSQTQSGAYALVLGEVEGNRRLPIIIGSHEAQAIAIRIEKMIPSRPLTHDLFQSFADSFGIKLIEVLIYNLIEGIFYAKIICSDGNKIVEIDARTSDAVALAVRFEAPIYAYEFIMSSAGIIIEGHEFAFLENLDKSNKVQDPSVVEIEEKTPSKSPQNPFSTLTDEQLEQALNQALTEENYEQAALIRDEISKRK, translated from the coding sequence ATGAAGAAAATCAGATTAGATATCGTTGGTTTATCCTATAGTCAAACGCAATCTGGGGCTTATGCTCTTGTATTGGGAGAAGTGGAGGGCAACAGAAGATTGCCCATCATTATCGGCAGCCACGAGGCTCAAGCTATTGCTATTCGGATAGAGAAAATGATTCCTAGTCGTCCGCTGACACACGACCTATTTCAATCTTTTGCAGATTCTTTTGGTATTAAACTCATTGAAGTACTGATCTATAATTTGATTGAAGGGATATTTTATGCTAAAATTATCTGTTCCGACGGCAACAAGATTGTCGAGATTGATGCCCGCACATCCGATGCCGTTGCACTGGCTGTACGGTTTGAAGCTCCGATCTATGCCTACGAATTTATTATGTCCTCTGCTGGAATTATCATTGAGGGACATGAGTTCGCATTTTTGGAAAACCTAGACAAGTCCAACAAAGTTCAGGATCCAAGTGTTGTTGAGATCGAAGAAAAAACACCTTCAAAATCCCCACAAAATCCTTTCTCCACGTTGACAGATGAGCAACTGGAGCAAGCACTTAATCAGGCATTGACCGAAGAAAACTACGAGCAGGCTGCATTGATTAGGGATGAGATTTCCAAAAGAAAATAA
- a CDS encoding nucleoside permease, which translates to MSIKLRLTIMSFFQFFVWGAWLITIANYWFGTKQWDGTQFGAIFATMGIASLFMPTLMGIIADRWINAERLYFILHLCYAGVLFYLPQVNDPNTFFYAMLAAMCFYMPTLALSNSIAYTALNENNYDLVKAFPPIRVFGTIGFIVAMWITNLTGNKATAYQFYIAGTAALALSLYAFTLPKCPPKKLQQEDASWTQLLGLEAFKLFGNYKMALFFIFSMFLGAALQLTNAYGDVFLDEFKFYPKFAESFVVKYSTIIMSISQISETLFILAIPFFLKRFGIKKVMLISMFAWVLRFGLFSFGDPAGGLWMIVLSCIVYGMAFDFFNISGSLFVETSTTSRIRSSAQGLFMMMTNGFGAVVGSFASGWIIDHYFTKSFQNSKDLAQYLDTTIDNTHFLHFLQEKSISILPDGMLSGNLMLKDWHDIWLAFAIYTLVIAIFFAVFFRHKHEREPLNSK; encoded by the coding sequence ATGTCTATTAAATTAAGATTGACCATTATGAGCTTCTTTCAGTTTTTTGTCTGGGGAGCATGGTTGATTACAATAGCAAACTATTGGTTTGGCACAAAACAATGGGATGGTACACAATTTGGAGCTATTTTTGCAACCATGGGGATCGCTTCTTTATTTATGCCTACCCTGATGGGAATTATCGCCGATCGTTGGATAAATGCCGAAAGATTATATTTTATTCTTCACTTATGTTATGCGGGTGTTTTATTCTATTTACCTCAGGTAAATGATCCAAACACCTTTTTTTATGCGATGCTTGCGGCAATGTGTTTTTATATGCCAACTTTGGCCCTATCCAACTCCATTGCGTATACGGCATTGAATGAAAATAACTACGATTTGGTCAAGGCATTCCCGCCTATCCGGGTTTTCGGAACGATAGGCTTTATCGTTGCCATGTGGATCACCAATTTAACAGGCAACAAGGCCACAGCTTATCAATTTTATATCGCCGGAACCGCAGCTTTGGCTTTAAGTCTCTATGCTTTTACATTACCTAAATGTCCACCGAAGAAGTTACAACAGGAAGATGCTTCCTGGACACAACTATTAGGCTTGGAAGCATTTAAACTTTTTGGAAATTATAAAATGGCTTTGTTCTTTATTTTTTCCATGTTCTTAGGTGCCGCACTCCAATTGACCAATGCCTACGGTGATGTGTTTTTGGATGAATTTAAATTCTACCCTAAATTTGCAGAATCTTTCGTTGTGAAATATTCGACCATCATTATGTCGATTTCGCAGATATCCGAGACACTTTTTATTCTTGCTATTCCATTTTTCCTCAAAAGATTCGGTATAAAAAAGGTCATGCTGATTTCGATGTTTGCCTGGGTATTACGTTTTGGATTATTCTCATTTGGTGACCCTGCAGGCGGACTTTGGATGATTGTATTATCCTGTATCGTCTATGGTATGGCATTTGACTTCTTTAATATCTCGGGTTCTTTATTTGTTGAAACCTCCACAACATCACGCATACGCAGCTCGGCACAAGGCTTATTTATGATGATGACAAACGGTTTCGGTGCCGTTGTAGGCAGTTTTGCATCGGGTTGGATCATTGACCATTACTTTACCAAAAGTTTTCAAAACAGTAAGGATCTCGCACAATACCTGGATACAACAATCGATAATACCCATTTTCTACATTTCCTGCAGGAAAAGAGTATTTCCATATTACCTGACGGCATGTTAAGCGGTAACCTCATGCTAAAAGACTGGCATGACATCTGGCTTGCATTTGCCATCTACACCTTGGTTATAGCAATCTTCTTTGCTGTATTCTTTAGACATAAACACGAGCGTGAACCGCTAAACTCAAAATAA
- a CDS encoding mechanosensitive ion channel domain-containing protein: MQSTATELFKDSQSYIYNWTFQWIKQLGLDNQGSHFVNSILLLLLVILFLIVIDYFTKRTLLLLTIKAIRRSTNRFDDLLIRNKTLKLIAHFVPILVAQYIMPIIFMGFPTWKENSNKILDIATTVVSLLIIHSLLKSLRDMLRMKKSFADKPLESYLQVCQIILLFIGGTICFSILTGKSPWSFLLSLGAASAILMLVFKDTILGFVASIQVSANDSIRVGDWIEMPKYGADGTVKEINLNNVKVQNFDKTITTIPTHTLLSDSFKNYRGMQQSGGRRLKRAINIKISTIRFLENEEIEKLKNIQILRPYIEERARTIDQFNTQQQIDQSSPINGRKMTNLGMFRAYTLTYLRQNPNIHKTMPLMVRQLASTEHGVPVELYFFVNDIRWEYYEGIVSDVFDHLFAATKYFDLEIFENPASDDFRPAIRHKSLHDFADQQQ; this comes from the coding sequence ATGCAAAGCACAGCAACGGAATTATTCAAAGATTCCCAATCCTACATCTATAACTGGACATTTCAATGGATTAAACAACTTGGTCTTGATAATCAGGGGAGCCACTTTGTTAACTCGATCCTTTTACTCTTACTGGTTATCCTGTTTTTGATCGTCATTGACTATTTCACCAAAAGAACGTTACTCCTGTTAACAATCAAAGCCATCAGGCGAAGTACAAATCGCTTTGATGATCTATTGATCCGCAATAAAACGCTGAAACTTATTGCTCATTTTGTTCCGATATTAGTGGCACAATATATCATGCCCATTATCTTCATGGGTTTTCCAACCTGGAAAGAAAACAGCAATAAAATACTTGACATAGCAACGACCGTCGTCAGTTTACTGATTATCCATTCGCTTCTGAAAAGTTTACGGGACATGCTGCGCATGAAGAAATCTTTTGCCGACAAGCCCCTGGAAAGTTATTTACAGGTGTGCCAGATTATCCTATTATTTATCGGTGGGACGATCTGCTTTTCGATATTGACTGGAAAATCCCCTTGGTCCTTCTTATTATCCTTGGGTGCCGCATCCGCAATTCTGATGTTGGTATTCAAAGACACTATACTAGGATTTGTTGCCAGTATACAAGTTTCGGCCAATGACTCCATCCGTGTAGGCGATTGGATAGAGATGCCCAAATATGGCGCCGATGGAACGGTCAAAGAGATTAATCTCAATAATGTAAAAGTACAGAACTTTGATAAGACCATTACGACGATACCGACACATACGCTATTGTCGGATTCGTTCAAAAATTACAGGGGCATGCAGCAGTCGGGCGGTAGGCGCTTAAAGCGGGCCATAAATATCAAAATTTCCACGATTCGATTTTTAGAAAATGAAGAAATTGAAAAACTCAAAAATATACAGATCCTGCGGCCGTATATCGAAGAGCGCGCCAGGACAATTGACCAATTCAACACCCAACAGCAGATAGATCAGTCAAGCCCCATAAACGGTCGCAAAATGACCAATTTAGGGATGTTCAGAGCTTACACACTCACCTATTTACGTCAAAACCCCAATATCCACAAGACCATGCCCCTGATGGTGCGTCAGCTTGCTTCAACCGAACACGGTGTTCCAGTCGAACTTTATTTCTTTGTAAACGATATCCGCTGGGAATATTACGAAGGAATTGTTTCGGATGTATTCGACCACCTATTTGCCGCCACAAAATACTTCGACCTGGAGATCTTTGAAAATCCGGCATCGGATGATTTTCGGCCTGCTATCCGGCATAAAAGCCTTCATGACTTCGCAGACCAACAACAATAA
- a CDS encoding transposase produces MHESFNALMPLIIPEGVSDYFEMTHYSKEEKRLDIFLEELNNTPEEYQGQKLISKGFFEPVTLQDFPIRGMQVYLHVKRRRWLNQDTDKVVYRNWELVAKGTRITQDFAAFLKGISGQPGS; encoded by the coding sequence ATGCACGAATCTTTTAACGCGTTAATGCCCTTAATTATTCCCGAAGGAGTTTCCGATTATTTTGAGATGACCCACTATTCCAAAGAAGAAAAAAGACTGGATATCTTTCTGGAGGAACTCAATAATACACCTGAAGAATATCAAGGCCAGAAGTTGATTTCCAAGGGGTTTTTCGAACCCGTTACCCTTCAAGATTTTCCTATCCGTGGCATGCAGGTCTATCTTCATGTCAAGCGCCGCAGGTGGCTCAACCAGGATACCGATAAAGTAGTCTACAGAAATTGGGAACTAGTAGCCAAAGGGACGCGCATCACACAGGATTTCGCAGCTTTTTTAAAAGGTATCAGCGGACAACCAGGCTCATAG
- a CDS encoding transposase: MTFPQNVSGHLSIDETCLSHGELYTVVTNKEARGKKGTIVAILNGTKSENIIPILQKIPQRLRNKVQEITLDLAGNMGLIAKRCFPNAVQVIDRFHVQQLANEALQEIRIKHRWQAIDDENQAIDQARKNKETYFPEVLSNSETIKQLLARSRYLLYKSEHKWTYEQRERAAVLFERYPDIEKAYRLSQELSWIFNTTIDKIYAFTRLAKWADKVEQAGFKSFNTVSRTINIHHKKILNYFDNKSTNASAESFNAKIKAFRSQFRGVGDINFFLFRLTKLFA, from the coding sequence TTGACCTTCCCACAGAATGTCAGCGGCCATCTTTCTATTGACGAGACCTGCCTATCCCATGGCGAGCTCTATACCGTTGTCACCAATAAAGAAGCACGGGGCAAAAAAGGGACCATTGTAGCCATACTGAACGGGACAAAATCAGAGAACATTATCCCGATCCTTCAAAAGATCCCACAGAGATTACGAAATAAAGTTCAAGAGATAACGCTTGATTTAGCCGGTAATATGGGATTGATAGCCAAAAGATGCTTTCCCAATGCTGTTCAGGTAATAGACCGTTTCCATGTTCAGCAACTTGCTAACGAAGCGCTTCAGGAAATAAGGATAAAGCACCGCTGGCAGGCCATTGACGATGAAAATCAAGCAATTGACCAAGCACGAAAGAATAAGGAAACCTATTTTCCGGAAGTCCTATCCAACAGTGAAACCATCAAACAGTTACTTGCAAGAAGCCGATACCTGCTTTATAAAAGTGAACATAAATGGACTTACGAGCAAAGAGAAAGGGCTGCTGTACTCTTTGAGCGATATCCCGATATTGAAAAGGCGTACAGGCTATCCCAAGAACTCTCTTGGATATTCAACACCACCATAGATAAGATCTACGCCTTTACAAGGTTGGCAAAATGGGCGGATAAAGTGGAACAGGCCGGCTTCAAGTCATTCAACACCGTCTCCAGAACCATAAATATCCATCACAAAAAAATATTGAACTACTTCGACAACAAGAGTACAAATGCTTCAGCAGAATCTTTCAATGCAAAGATAAAAGCTTTCAGAAGTCAGTTTAGAGGTGTAGGTGACATCAATTTCTTCCTGTTCAGATTGACCAAATTATTTGCGTAG